In Thalassospira marina, the following are encoded in one genomic region:
- a CDS encoding SprT-like domain-containing protein, producing MDCAIHKFAEALPSVEFYSELQKAFSHFNEGLFGNKLPACLITLQRQKNTYGYFSPERFVSSETGECIDEIALNPSWFVVRTVPQTLSTLAHEMVHLWQYRFGDPGRRAYHNREWADRMEAIGLMPSNTGEPGGRRVGEKMTHYILEDGPFDRACRDLMTREFTLSWLDRFPPQEPGQALAAAFTGGSACAAALARVTPVQAENRSHRVKYRCLSCAAQVWGKPGMKLLCGEEACEAAGILPIGF from the coding sequence ATGGATTGTGCAATCCACAAATTCGCCGAAGCCCTGCCCAGTGTCGAATTTTACAGCGAGCTGCAAAAGGCTTTTAGCCATTTCAATGAAGGTTTGTTTGGGAACAAACTGCCAGCCTGCCTGATCACCTTGCAGCGTCAGAAGAATACTTACGGCTATTTTTCGCCCGAGCGGTTTGTCAGCAGCGAAACGGGCGAGTGTATCGATGAGATCGCCTTGAACCCGTCCTGGTTTGTGGTGCGAACCGTTCCGCAAACGCTCTCTACGCTGGCCCATGAAATGGTACATCTCTGGCAGTATCGCTTCGGTGATCCCGGCAGACGTGCCTATCATAACCGGGAATGGGCCGACCGTATGGAAGCGATTGGCCTGATGCCAAGCAATACAGGAGAGCCCGGCGGGCGGCGCGTGGGCGAGAAAATGACCCATTACATCCTTGAGGACGGGCCATTTGATCGGGCATGTCGGGACCTGATGACCCGGGAGTTTACGTTGTCCTGGCTGGACCGTTTTCCGCCGCAGGAGCCGGGCCAGGCGCTGGCGGCAGCCTTTACAGGAGGTTCGGCCTGTGCGGCGGCATTGGCACGGGTGACGCCGGTTCAGGCGGAAAACCGTTCCCATCGCGTCAAATATCGCTGCCTGTCCTGTGCGGCACAGGTTTGGGGAAAGCCCGGCATGAAGCTGTTATGTGGCGAGGAGGCCTGTGAGGCGGCGGGGATACTACCTATTGGTTTTTGA
- a CDS encoding response regulator produces the protein MRNQAKVLIIDDEPQIRKFLRISFGAQGYEVIEAENGQSGIEKCALETPHLVILDLGLPDIDGQEVLAKIREWSEVPIIVLSVRANEEEKVNALDHGANDYVTKPFGIAELIARVRAILRGRKAEDQTSSEIVSGDLKIDLAAHRVFKGGNELKLTRKEFALLTLLARNAGRIVTHQQILREIWGPAQETETHYLRIYIGHLRQKLGDDPLNPAYIENEPGVGYRFLEADSR, from the coding sequence ATGCGCAATCAGGCCAAAGTGCTGATCATTGATGACGAACCGCAAATTCGCAAATTCCTGCGGATCAGCTTTGGTGCGCAGGGGTATGAAGTGATTGAGGCGGAAAATGGCCAGTCCGGCATTGAGAAATGTGCCCTTGAGACCCCGCATCTTGTTATTCTTGATCTTGGATTACCAGATATCGACGGACAGGAAGTTTTGGCGAAGATCCGGGAATGGAGTGAGGTCCCGATTATCGTATTGTCTGTGCGTGCCAATGAGGAAGAAAAAGTAAATGCTCTGGATCACGGTGCGAACGATTACGTGACCAAGCCGTTTGGCATTGCCGAACTGATCGCACGAGTGAGGGCTATCTTGCGTGGCCGCAAAGCCGAAGACCAGACCAGTAGTGAGATTGTTTCGGGTGATTTGAAGATCGATCTAGCGGCACACAGGGTTTTCAAGGGTGGAAACGAGCTTAAACTGACCAGAAAGGAGTTTGCGCTCCTGACTCTTCTGGCGCGAAACGCAGGGCGCATCGTCACGCATCAACAGATTTTGCGCGAAATCTGGGGCCCCGCACAGGAAACTGAAACACATTATCTGCGTATCTATATTGGTCATCTACGCCAGAAACTTGGCGATGATCCGCTTAACCCGGCCTATATCGAAAACGAGCCGGGGGTTGGATACCGATTTCTGGAAGCCGATAGTCGATAG